A window of the Cucurbita pepo subsp. pepo cultivar mu-cu-16 chromosome LG01, ASM280686v2, whole genome shotgun sequence genome harbors these coding sequences:
- the LOC111790058 gene encoding LAG1 longevity assurance homolog 3-like — protein sequence MGFIDSFRSIDWEHESFPSYEDFTFLPLFALLFPTVRFFLDRLLFEKVGRRLIFGKGYPLKDANTDEKQKKIRKFKESAWKCVYFVSAELLALSVTYDEPWFTSTKHFWVGPGDQVWPDQSAKLKLKGLYMYAAGFYTYSIFALIFWETRRSDFGVSMSHHVATLILIVLSYIFRFARVGSVVLALHDANDVFLEIGKMSKYGGAETLASIAFVLFVVSWLLLRLIYYPFWILWSTSYEVLLVLDKNKHPVDGPIYYYVFNTLLFCLLVLHIYWWVLIYRMLVKQIEARGQISEDVRSDSEGEEDHED from the exons ATGGGTTTCATTGATTCTTTCAGGTCAATCGATTGGGAGCATGAATCTTTCCCTTCTTATGAGGATTTCacttttcttcccctttttgcGCTCCTCTTTCCCACTGTTCGATTTTTCCTCGACAGGCTTCTCTTTGAG AAAGTGGGAAGAAGATTGATCTTTGGCAAGGGATATCCGCTGAAGGATGCAAATACGGATGAGAAACAGAAGAAGATAAGGAAATTTAAGGAGTCAGCCTGGAAATGTGTTTACTTTGTTTCTGCAGAGCTGTTGGCTCTATCCGTTACGTATGACGAGCCTTGGTTTACTAGCACGAAACATTTTTGGGTAGGACCAGGAGATCAGGTCTGGCCTGACCAAAGTGCTAA GTTGAAATTGAAGGGATTATATATGTATGCGGCTGGATTTTATACGTACTCCATATTTGCTTTGATTTTTTGGGAAACAAGACGTTCGGACTTCGGGGTGTCCATGAGCCACCATGTAGCAACGCTCATTCTCATCGTACTTTCCTACATCTTTCG ATTTGCTCGTGTCGGTTCTGTGGTGCTCGCTCTTCATGATGCAAACGATGTTTTTCTTGAGATAGGAAAGATGTCCAAATACGGTGGCGCCGAGACGTTGGCTAGCATTGCGTTTGTACTTTTTGTTGTGTCTTGGTTATTGTTACGTCTCATCTACTATCCATTTTGGATCCTTTGGAGCACAAG CTATGAAGTTCTCCTTGTATTGGACAAGAACAAACATCCAGTTGATGGACCAATCTACTATTATGTGTTCAATACTCTTCTATTTTGCCTTTTAGTTCTTCACATATATTGGTGGGTGCTCATTTATCGAATGCTGGTTAAACAAATCGAAGCTAGAGGACAGATTAGTGAAGATGTTCGTTCAG ATTCTGAGGGTGAAGAAGATCATGAAGATTGA